In Desulfobulbus oralis, one DNA window encodes the following:
- a CDS encoding alpha/beta fold hydrolase produces MQSHCTDYLGASLHYQTGGKADAPVLVLLHGGFGSIDDFAALLPRLQEHFRLIAIDTRGHGRSTLGQAPLSYAQIADDTRHILNTLGITRFALFGFSDGGTAAYRIGAADPGVEKIITVGAHWHYDNLRDLHAMFGQITVDFVRENMPQQAAAYEAQNPEADLNQLTGRLQAMWLDNSTSAYPNETISRIGAPVLAIRGEDDFLLSLPDLAALKKHLPEAHLMNIPFASHEAIREEPDMLWAAIMAFYR; encoded by the coding sequence ATGCAATCTCATTGCACAGACTATCTTGGTGCCAGCCTGCATTACCAGACCGGCGGCAAGGCCGATGCCCCTGTACTCGTGCTCTTGCACGGCGGTTTTGGTTCAATCGATGATTTTGCCGCTCTCCTGCCGCGCCTGCAGGAGCATTTCCGTCTTATCGCCATCGATACGCGCGGGCATGGACGCTCGACCCTGGGCCAGGCCCCACTCAGCTACGCCCAGATCGCCGATGACACCCGCCATATCTTGAACACCCTGGGTATTACCCGCTTCGCTCTTTTCGGGTTCAGCGATGGTGGTACCGCTGCCTACCGTATCGGTGCGGCAGATCCGGGCGTGGAAAAAATCATCACCGTTGGCGCCCATTGGCACTACGACAACCTGCGTGACCTCCACGCGATGTTTGGGCAGATCACGGTCGACTTTGTCCGCGAAAACATGCCGCAGCAGGCTGCAGCCTATGAGGCGCAGAACCCCGAAGCCGACCTGAACCAACTCACGGGCCGCCTGCAGGCCATGTGGCTGGACAACAGCACCAGCGCTTATCCAAACGAGACGATCAGTCGCATCGGCGCTCCTGTCCTGGCCATACGCGGCGAGGATGATTTTCTTTTGTCCCTGCCCGATCTGGCGGCACTGAAAAAACATCTGCCCGAAGCCCATCTGATGAACATCCCCTTTGCCTCCCACGAAGCCATACGCGAAGAGCCCGATATGCTGTGGGCGGCCATCATGGCTTTCTATCGATAG
- a CDS encoding putative Ig domain-containing protein has product MLALAGDDRIDGGSGTDYIRAGISGPGPGQTDNDMVQGYGGSDIIYGGAGLDFLYGTHAGDDIETETAASKETGDWVAGEDGADVIYGSNKGDFLFGGGDGDRIFAGAGNDLILGDGHCQLTLQYQSLSGTLNGKPVAREYTWNRDAQELLQSNSTVLAPRALVFQGWGWTLGEDYDFSLRARAALSGLERDAANGGDDWIDAGSGNDYVDSGSSGRHNVLIGGSGRDVLVARGLGNELWGGGLSAPDGESDTFVVRGRAWTDASAVTVIHDAEAGDGLILGSTDIRSQSFTADAEHKNIWHGGGMTLSLSGGNLSIQKNGGGRVVIEHYQKGLLGLSVAGEGSGGGGEGGGEGGGGGTVNPNRAPELLLANESQTIKRDAAWDYVLGTVSDPDGDAVTCQAALLMDDGSTTALPAWLAFDQARLALTGTPGRGDMGNLQIQVTATDSKGARTSGIFALTVTENHEPVLSTPLADAAGKAGEDFSYVLAAGAFSDPDGDELSYSASLADGSALPSWLSFDAASRTFSGRPGAAGTWEVKVVASDGEFSVSDVFRLSVAAAPVNHEPVLSSPLADAAGKAGEDFSYVLAAGAFSDPDGDELSYSASLADGSALPSWLSFDAASRTFSGRPGAAGTWEVKVVASDGEYSVSDVFRLSVAAAPVNHEPVLSTPLADAAGKAGEDFSYVLAAGAFSDPDGDELSYSASLADGSALPSWLSFDAASRTFSGRPGAAGTWEVKVVASDGEFSVSDVFRLSVAAAPVNHEPVLSSPLADAAGKAGEDFSYVLAAGAFSDPDGDELSYSASLADGSALPSWLSFDAASRTFSGRPGAAGTWEVKVVASDGEYSVSDVFRLSVAAAPVNHEPVLSSPLADAAGKAGEDFSYVLAAGAFSDPDGDELSYSASLADGSALPSWLSFDAASRTFSGRPGAAGTWDVKVVASDGEYSVSDVFTVTVEAGAAASVIRGTNSSDVLKGTAAGEILFGLAGNDTLDPGGGRDLAQGMAGNDNYVFSKGYGHDTLFDNYYEWDGAGSSFAGVDKRYHAGNDTLIMRDLSREQVVMRLSGDDLEIGIKEEGKAFSGLSDVLTIKNWRNPNNRIETIRFTDGDITAQNLTGYLTFGDEGQNFTWTESAADLSLGSGNDVITTGNYGDTVITGSGANKVFTSGGNDSIHVSAGASGSIVQGGVGNDSYSYGRAGGRVSLFDNYSEWDGAESSFAGVDKRYHAGNDTLIMRDLSREQVVMRLSGDDLEIGIKEEGKAFSGLSDVLTIKNWKNANNRIETIQFTDARVTIANLSLETSDMGDSLSWTDSAVRVTGGSGNDTITTGNYGDTVITGSGANKVFTAGGNDSIHVSAGASGSIVQGGVGNDSYSYGRAGGRVSLFDNYSEWDGAESSFAGVDKRYHAGNDTLIMRDLSREQVVMRLSGDDLEIGIKEEGKAFSGLSDVLTIKNWKNANNRIETIQFTDARVTIANLSLETSDMGDSLSWTDSAVRVTGGSGNDVITTGNYGDTVITGSGANKVFTSGGNDSIHVSAGASGSIVQGGVGNDSYSYGRAGGRVSLFDNYSEWDGAESSFAGVDKRYHAGNDTLIMRDLSREQVVMRLSGDDLEIGIKEEGKAFSGLSDVLTIKNWRNANNRIETIQFTDARVTIANLSLETSDMGDSLSWTDSAVRVTGGSGNDTITTGNYGDTVITGSGANKVFTAGGNDSIHVSAGASGSIVQGGAGNDSYSYGRAGGRVSLFDNYSEWDGAESSFAGVDKRYHAGNDTLIMRDLSREQVVMRLSGDDLEIGIKEEGKAFSRLSDVLTIKNWKNPNNRIETIRFTDGDITAQNLSQYLSSDGKALNLSGARDASGSGADAGRAAMLSTDRKAPFVLAEAAEPLKGLQGLGESGPEGARLCLDSPEAEGPGDAQKAPLHLSGSVFTALSKAGPPADSLFVANATGSALDDRDCILYNTTAGALRHGLDAANAGAAIQLSGADERENPRVNELFAVC; this is encoded by the coding sequence GTGCTGGCGCTTGCAGGAGACGACCGGATAGACGGGGGCTCCGGGACAGACTATATCCGTGCCGGCATCTCAGGCCCTGGGCCGGGGCAGACGGACAATGACATGGTTCAGGGCTATGGCGGCTCGGATATCATATACGGCGGGGCTGGTCTGGACTTTCTCTATGGCACGCATGCAGGTGATGATATTGAAACCGAAACGGCTGCCAGTAAAGAGACTGGCGACTGGGTGGCCGGCGAGGACGGAGCGGACGTGATCTATGGGTCGAACAAAGGAGACTTTCTGTTTGGCGGGGGTGATGGCGACAGGATTTTTGCCGGTGCAGGCAATGATCTGATTCTTGGTGATGGCCACTGCCAGTTGACCCTGCAGTACCAGAGCCTGTCCGGGACCCTGAACGGCAAGCCGGTGGCGCGGGAGTACACGTGGAACCGTGATGCGCAGGAGCTTTTGCAGTCGAACAGCACGGTGCTGGCGCCTAGGGCGCTGGTCTTTCAGGGCTGGGGCTGGACTCTGGGAGAGGACTACGACTTCAGCCTGAGGGCCAGGGCCGCGCTCAGCGGCCTGGAGCGGGATGCTGCAAACGGCGGGGATGACTGGATCGACGCGGGTTCCGGCAACGACTATGTGGATTCGGGGTCCTCGGGCCGGCACAATGTGCTGATCGGGGGCAGCGGCCGGGATGTGCTCGTTGCCCGCGGCCTGGGCAATGAGCTGTGGGGCGGGGGGCTGTCCGCGCCTGACGGGGAGAGCGATACCTTTGTGGTGCGGGGGCGGGCGTGGACGGATGCATCCGCAGTGACGGTGATTCACGATGCGGAGGCGGGGGATGGGCTGATTCTGGGGAGTACCGACATCAGAAGCCAGAGCTTTACGGCGGATGCGGAGCACAAAAACATCTGGCACGGCGGGGGCATGACGCTGAGCCTTTCGGGCGGCAATCTGTCCATTCAGAAGAATGGCGGAGGCAGGGTTGTGATCGAGCATTACCAGAAGGGGCTGCTTGGTCTTTCGGTGGCCGGCGAGGGTTCAGGCGGTGGAGGCGAAGGCGGCGGCGAAGGCGGCGGAGGCGGCACGGTCAATCCCAATCGCGCGCCTGAGCTTTTGCTGGCCAATGAGAGCCAGACGATCAAACGCGACGCGGCCTGGGACTATGTTCTGGGTACAGTGAGCGACCCTGATGGCGACGCGGTCACCTGCCAGGCGGCGCTGCTCATGGATGATGGCAGCACGACAGCGCTTCCGGCCTGGCTCGCGTTTGACCAGGCCAGGCTGGCGCTTACCGGTACGCCTGGCCGGGGTGATATGGGCAACCTGCAGATACAGGTCACAGCAACCGACTCGAAGGGTGCGAGGACGAGCGGCATTTTTGCCCTGACGGTAACGGAAAACCACGAGCCGGTGCTGTCCACCCCGCTTGCGGATGCTGCGGGCAAGGCTGGGGAAGACTTCAGCTATGTGCTGGCGGCCGGGGCCTTCAGCGATCCGGACGGCGATGAGCTTTCGTACAGCGCGAGTCTGGCGGACGGTTCGGCGCTGCCCTCCTGGCTGAGCTTCGATGCGGCGAGCCGGACCTTCAGCGGCAGGCCGGGCGCGGCCGGAACCTGGGAGGTGAAAGTCGTGGCCTCTGACGGGGAGTTCAGCGTATCTGATGTGTTCAGGCTGAGCGTGGCGGCAGCACCTGTCAACCACGAGCCGGTGCTGTCTTCTCCGCTTGCGGATGCTGCGGGCAAGGCCGGGGAAGACTTCAGCTATGTGCTGGCGGCCGGGGCCTTCAGCGATCCGGACGGCGATGAGCTTTCGTACAGCGCGAGTCTGGCGGACGGTTCGGCGCTGCCCTCCTGGCTGAGCTTCGATGCGGCGAGCCGGACCTTCAGCGGCAGGCCGGGCGCGGCCGGAACCTGGGAGGTGAAAGTCGTGGCCTCTGACGGGGAGTACAGCGTATCTGATGTGTTCAGGCTGAGCGTGGCGGCAGCACCTGTCAACCACGAGCCAGTGCTGTCCACCCCGCTTGCGGATGCTGCGGGCAAGGCTGGGGAAGACTTCAGCTATGTGCTGGCGGCCGGGGCCTTCAGCGATCCGGACGGCGATGAGCTTTCGTACAGCGCGAGTCTGGCGGACGGTTCGGCGCTGCCCTCCTGGCTGAGCTTCGATGCGGCGAGCCGGACCTTCAGCGGCAGGCCGGGCGCGGCCGGAACCTGGGAGGTGAAAGTCGTGGCCTCTGACGGGGAGTTCAGCGTGTCTGATGTGTTCAGGCTGAGCGTGGCGGCAGCACCTGTCAACCACGAGCCGGTGTTGTCTTCTCCGCTTGCGGATGCTGCGGGCAAGGCTGGGGAAGACTTCAGCTATGTGCTGGCGGCCGGGGCCTTCAGCGATCCGGACGGCGATGAGCTTTCGTACAGCGCGAGTCTGGCGGACGGTTCGGCGCTGCCCTCCTGGCTGAGCTTCGATGCGGCGAGCCGGACCTTCAGCGGCAGGCCGGGCGCGGCCGGAACCTGGGAGGTGAAAGTCGTGGCCTCTGACGGGGAGTACAGCGTGTCTGATGTGTTCAGGCTGAGCGTGGCGGCAGCACCTGTCAACCACGAGCCGGTGCTGTCTTCTCCGCTTGCGGATGCTGCGGGCAAGGCTGGGGAGGACTTCAGCTATGTGCTGGCGGCCGGGGCCTTCAGCGATCCGGACGGCGATGAGCTTTCGTACAGCGCGAGTCTGGCGGACGGTTCGGCGCTGCCCTCCTGGCTGAGCTTCGATGCGGCGAGCCGGACCTTCAGCGGCAGGCCGGGCGCGGCCGGAACCTGGGATGTGAAAGTCGTGGCCTCTGACGGCGAGTACAGCGTGTCTGATGTGTTTACTGTAACGGTTGAGGCAGGTGCTGCGGCAAGCGTTATCCGGGGCACGAACAGCAGCGATGTTCTGAAGGGCACGGCTGCCGGAGAGATCCTGTTTGGCCTGGCGGGGAATGATACGCTGGATCCTGGCGGGGGCCGTGACCTGGCCCAGGGGATGGCTGGCAATGACAACTATGTATTTTCAAAAGGTTATGGTCATGACACCCTCTTTGACAACTACTATGAGTGGGACGGTGCCGGGTCGAGCTTTGCCGGAGTGGACAAGCGGTACCATGCGGGCAACGACACGCTCATCATGCGGGATCTGAGTCGTGAGCAGGTTGTGATGCGGCTTTCTGGTGATGACCTCGAGATCGGCATTAAAGAGGAGGGCAAGGCCTTTTCCGGGCTTTCTGATGTGCTGACCATCAAAAACTGGCGGAACCCCAACAACCGCATCGAGACGATCCGGTTTACGGACGGCGACATCACCGCCCAGAACCTGACCGGCTACCTGACATTCGGCGACGAAGGGCAGAACTTCACCTGGACGGAGAGTGCGGCAGATCTCAGTCTGGGCTCTGGCAACGATGTCATCACCACCGGCAACTATGGGGATACGGTTATCACCGGCAGCGGGGCGAACAAAGTGTTTACCTCTGGCGGCAACGACAGCATTCATGTCTCTGCCGGGGCTTCCGGTTCGATTGTTCAGGGCGGAGTGGGCAACGACAGCTACAGCTATGGCAGGGCCGGCGGCCGGGTGAGTCTCTTTGACAACTACTCTGAGTGGGACGGCGCCGAGTCGAGCTTTGCCGGAGTGGACAAGCGGTACCATGCGGGCAACGACACGCTCATCATGCGGGATCTGAGTCGTGAGCAGGTTGTGATGCGGCTTTCTGGTGATGACCTCGAGATCGGCATTAAAGAGGAGGGCAAGGCCTTTTCCGGGCTTTCTGATGTGCTGACCATCAAAAATTGGAAGAACGCCAACAACCGCATCGAGACGATCCAGTTTACGGATGCCAGGGTGACGATTGCCAACCTGAGCCTCGAGACCAGCGATATGGGCGACAGCCTGTCCTGGACAGACAGCGCGGTGCGTGTCACAGGCGGCTCTGGCAACGATACCATCACCACCGGCAACTATGGGGACACGGTTATCACCGGCAGCGGGGCGAACAAAGTGTTTACCGCTGGCGGCAACGACAGCATTCATGTCTCTGCCGGGGCTTCCGGTTCGATTGTTCAGGGCGGAGTGGGCAATGACAGCTACAGCTATGGCAGGGCCGGCGGCCGGGTGAGTCTCTTTGACAACTACTCTGAGTGGGACGGCGCGGAGTCGAGCTTTGCCGGAGTGGACAAGCGGTACCATGCGGGCAACGACACGCTCATCATGCGGGATCTGAGTCGTGAGCAGGTTGTGATGCGGCTTTCTGGTGATGACCTTGAGATCGGCATTAAAGAGGAGGGCAAGGCCTTTTCCGGGCTTTCTGATGTGCTGACCATCAAAAACTGGAAGAACGCCAACAACCGCATCGAGACGATCCAGTTTACGGATGCCAGGGTGACGATTGCCAACCTGAGCCTCGAGACCAGCGATATGGGCGACAGCCTGTCCTGGACAGACAGCGCGGTGCGTGTCACAGGCGGCTCTGGCAACGATGTCATCACCACCGGCAACTATGGGGATACGGTTATCACCGGCAGCGGGGCGAACAAAGTGTTTACCTCTGGCGGCAACGACAGCATTCATGTCTCTGCCGGGGCTTCCGGTTCGATTGTTCAGGGCGGAGTGGGCAACGACAGCTACAGCTATGGCAGGGCCGGCGGCCGGGTGAGTCTCTTTGACAACTACTCTGAGTGGGACGGCGCCGAGTCGAGCTTTGCCGGAGTGGACAAGCGGTACCATGCGGGCAACGACACGCTCATCATGCGGGATCTGAGTCGTGAGCAGGTTGTGATGCGGCTTTCTGGTGATGACCTCGAGATCGGCATTAAAGAGGAGGGCAAGGCCTTTTCCGGGCTTTCTGATGTGTTGACCATCAAAAACTGGCGGAACGCCAACAACCGCATCGAGACGATCCAGTTTACGGATGCCAGGGTGACGATTGCCAACCTGAGCCTCGAGACCAGCGATATGGGCGACAGCCTGTCCTGGACAGACAGCGCGGTGCGTGTCACAGGCGGCTCTGGCAACGATACCATCACCACCGGCAACTATGGGGATACGGTTATCACCGGCAGCGGGGCGAACAAAGTGTTTACCGCTGGCGGCAACGACAGCATTCATGTCTCTGCCGGGGCTTCCGGTTCGATTGTTCAGGGAGGAGCGGGCAATGACAGCTACAGCTATGGCAGGGCCGGCGGCCGGGTGAGTCTCTTTGACAACTACTCTGAGTGGGACGGCGCCGAGTCGAGCTTTGCCGGAGTGGACAAGCGGTACCATGCGGGCAACGACACGCTCATCATGCGGGATCTGAGTCGTGAGCAGGTTGTGATGCGGCTTTCTGGTGATGACCTTGAGATCGGCATTAAAGAGGAAGGCAAGGCCTTTTCCCGGCTTTCTGATGTGTTGACCATCAAAAACTGGAAGAACCCCAACAACCGCATCGAGACGATCCGGTTTACGGACGGCGACATCACCGCCCAGAACCTGAGCCAGTATCTGAGCTCTGACGGAAAAGCCCTGAACCTGAGTGGAGCCAGGGATGCATCCGGGAGCGGTGCGGATGCGGGACGAGCGGCCATGCTCTCCACTGACCGCAAGGCGCCCTTTGTCCTGGCAGAGGCAGCGGAGCCTCTGAAGGGTCTCCAGGGGCTGGGGGAATCCGGACCGGAGGGGGCGCGCCTGTGTCTGGACAGTCCGGAGGCCGAAGGGCCTGGGGATGCGCAAAAAGCCCCTCTGCATCTGAGCGGGTCGGTGTTCACGGCCCTTTCTAAAGCGGGCCCGCCTGCAGACAGCCTTTTTGTGGCCAATGCCACAGGCTCTGCCCTGGATGACCGGGACTGCATCCTCTACAACACCACGGCAGGGGCGCTTCGTCACGGCCTGGACGCTGCAAACGCAGGAGCTGCGATCCAGCTCTCCGGAGCGGATGAGCGGGAGAATCCCAGGGTCAACGAGCTGTTTGCCGTCTGCTGA